The genomic stretch TCGGCACGAGGCCGCCGGTGAGGAACACGCCGTCCCAGGCGCCCAGCGTCAGCACCAGGTCGCCGGCGGCCGCGCCGAACACCGCGCAGAACACGTCGATCGTGCGCAGGCTGCGCTCGTCGCCGCCTGATGCGCGTGCGGTGATGTCGGCCGGCTTGAGCGGGCCGGGGTCTTCGCCGGCAATGTTGCTCAACGCGCGGTGCAGGTTCACCAGGCCCTGGCCGCTCACCAGGCGCTCGTTCGACACGCGGCCGAATTCGGCGGACATCTGCTGGAGGATCTCGATTTCCTCCGGCGAGTTCGGCGCGAAACTCACGTGGCCGCCTTCGGTCTGCAGCGGAAAATAGCGGCCGCCGCGGCGCAGCAGCCCGCCCACGCCCAGGCCCGTGCCCGCGCCGATGATGCCGAAGGTGCGGTCCTGTGCATCGTGGCCGTTCCAGCCGATGCCGCCGACCGGCACCACGTCTTGCGGGCGCAGCAGCGACGCGCCCATCGCCTGCGCGGCGAAGTCGTTCACCAGGCGCAGCGAGGTCAGGCCCAGCGCTTCGCCGGTCCGCGCGGCGGAAATCACCCAGGGATGGTTGGTGATGCGCGCCTCGTCGCCGTCCACGCGGCCTGCGACCGCGAACACGCCGGTGCTCGCGATGGCGCCGGTGGTGTCGAGGTAATGGCGCGCGGCGTCGGCCAGCGAGGGGAAATCGGCGACCACGAACTCGCGCACGCTCTCCATCAGCAGCGGATCGACCGCGTCGGGTCGCGCGAGCGCGAACCGCGCGTTGGTGCCGCCGATGTCGGCGAGCAGGGCGTGGGTGTCGGTCGGGGGGATCTCGCTCAAGGCATCACCGGAAGGCATCAACGCGGATGGGTCCGCAGCGTAATGGAGCGGCCGGCGCCTGTCTGCGATGCCGTCGCGCCGGGCCGTGCGGCGTGCGCTGAATACGAAATCAGTGCCGCGGTCGTGCGGGGAGAAAGAACGCGGCGGGATCCGATGCCGTGGGAGGGAAGGGCAACGGATCCCGTCGCGAAAAACGTCCGCGTTCCGGCCCCGTGGTCGGGCGTCGTCGGCGGGTGATAGGCATGAAAACGGTTACATGGCAGGATAACGAAGGCCGGCGCCATTTGCATTGCCGGAACGAACACAATGCGAGCGCCGTCCCGCTTGGACCGCAGGGCTCACCCGAGGAACTCAATGGCGAAGGTCACGCTGGATCGTCTGCGCAAGGTTTATCCCAACGGCTACGTGGGCGTGGACGACGCGACCTTCGACATCGGCGATGGCGAACTGCTCGTGCTGGTGGGGCCTTCGGGCTGCGGCAAGTCGACGCTGCTGCGCATGATCGCGGGGCTGGAGACGATCACCTCAGGCGAACTGCGCATCGGCGATCGCATCGTGAACGACGTGGCGCCCAAGGACCGCGACATCGCGATGGTTTTCCAGAGCTATGCGCTGTATCCGCACATGACCGTCGCCGAGAACCTCGGCTTCGGCCTGAAACTGCGCGGCGCGCCGAAGGACGAGATCAACCGGCGCGTGAACGAATCGGCGCAGATGCTCGAACTGGAATCGCTGCTGGACCGCAAGCCGGCGGCGTTGTCGGGCGGGCAGCGCCAGCGCGTCGCGCTCGGTCGCGCGCTGGTCCGGCAGCCGCAGGTGTTCCTGCTCGACGAACCGCTGTCGAACCTCGACGCGAAGCTGCGTGCGTCCACGCGCGTGGAAATCGCGCGCCTGCATCGCAAGCTCGGCACGACGATGATCTACGTCACGCACGACCAGGTCGAGGCGATGACGCTCGGCCAGCGCATCGTCGTGCTCGACAAGGGACGCATCCAGCAGATCGACACGCCGATGGCGCTGTACAACCGCCCGGCGAACCTCTTCGTGGCGACTTTCCTCGGCAGCCCGAAGATGAACCTGCTGTGGGGCGAGGTCGTGGAACGCGGCGACGATCTTGCGCTGCGCATCGCGGAAAACGTCGAGCTTCCGCTGCATCCCGAACCCGGGCTGCGCGAACGCGTGCGCGGCTACGTCGGTAAGCAACTGACCGTCGGCCTGCGCCCGGAAGACCTCACGCTCGCCGCGCCCGGTCCGGGACACCTGCAGGCGAAGGTGGAAACCGTCGAGCCGGTCGGCAACGAGGCGTTCCTCAACCTCGGTTGCGGCGGTTGCGAACTGATCCTCCGCCTCCCGCCGCGAAGCCTTCCCGCCGCAGGCGACATCGTGCACCTGGGCCATCACCCCGAGCACATGCATTACTTCGATCCGGAGAGCGGGCGGAGCCTGCGCGGCTGATCGTCAGCCGGGGTGCGTCGTTTCGCGCACCACATCCGCCGCATTCACATCCTCCGCCCCCGGCGAGGTCGTCGTCGCCGCGGGTACATGCGCCCGGTACACCCGCGAGTCCGCGTCCTCTGCCGCGCGGATCGCCCGCGCGACGCGCACGCGCGGCAACGCGTACGGGTGCGAGGCGTTGAGGAATTCGATCATGCGTTCGCGCACGGCGCAGCGCAGGTCGAAGAGGTCGCCGGAGTTGCGGGCGCTCACCAGCAATCGCACCTGCACGGTCGAGCGGTCCGAGTCGGTGATCTGCGCGACGCAGACGCGGCCATCCCAGCGCTCGTCGGTTTCGCAGATGTGTTGCAGCGCCTTGCGTACTTCGCCCATCGGCGTGCGGTAGTCGAGCCACAGGAATGCCGTGCCGAGCAGTTGCGACGTCGTGCGTGTCCAGTTCTCGAACGGGTTTTCGATGAACCATTGCAGCGGTACCACGAGGCGGCGTT from Lysobacter auxotrophicus encodes the following:
- the glk gene encoding glucokinase, giving the protein MPPTDTHALLADIGGTNARFALARPDAVDPLLMESVREFVVADFPSLADAARHYLDTTGAIASTGVFAVAGRVDGDEARITNHPWVISAARTGEALGLTSLRLVNDFAAQAMGASLLRPQDVVPVGGIGWNGHDAQDRTFGIIGAGTGLGVGGLLRRGGRYFPLQTEGGHVSFAPNSPEEIEILQQMSAEFGRVSNERLVSGQGLVNLHRALSNIAGEDPGPLKPADITARASGGDERSLRTIDVFCAVFGAAAGDLVLTLGAWDGVFLTGGLVPKLLPSIAHSAFRQRFEYKGRFSPVMARIPTLAVIHPQPGLLGAAALALEGT
- a CDS encoding ABC transporter ATP-binding protein → MAKVTLDRLRKVYPNGYVGVDDATFDIGDGELLVLVGPSGCGKSTLLRMIAGLETITSGELRIGDRIVNDVAPKDRDIAMVFQSYALYPHMTVAENLGFGLKLRGAPKDEINRRVNESAQMLELESLLDRKPAALSGGQRQRVALGRALVRQPQVFLLDEPLSNLDAKLRASTRVEIARLHRKLGTTMIYVTHDQVEAMTLGQRIVVLDKGRIQQIDTPMALYNRPANLFVATFLGSPKMNLLWGEVVERGDDLALRIAENVELPLHPEPGLRERVRGYVGKQLTVGLRPEDLTLAAPGPGHLQAKVETVEPVGNEAFLNLGCGGCELILRLPPRSLPAAGDIVHLGHHPEHMHYFDPESGRSLRG